From Treponema sp. OMZ 787:
GATGGGAAAAGAGGCGCTGCTGCCTTTACTGATGTAAATATTGGTGAAGTTGCTGCATCAGGGTTTTTAGGTTTTGTAAACGGATTAACCATGCCTGGTATTGCAAATACGGCAACTAAATTAGCTCCTAACCTTGCAAAGCGAGGATTTCAAGCTTTAGGTAGTGCATTCGTAAATTCTGTAGCAAGTGTACCTGCTACTGCTATATCGAATGGAGTTAACAATATGATCAATGATACCGATGTTCCTTTATTGGAAGGACTTGGTGAGAATATTCAAACAAATGGAGCTGCAGGTGCTATATCTGGATTTATACAAACTCCATTAAAATTTACAGAGAAACAAATAAAACAAATGATAACTGTTCCTGATGGATATTTATATAAACACTCAGCGGGGCGTGAATTAATAAAAGATTTCATAAATACTGCTAGAGATGAGATTATTGCTGGAGAAATTCAACATTTAATGAAGGAATGATTGAAACATAATGAGAAAAAGACTTGATGATATTATTTTTGAATTTCATGATAAAATAAATTTGATAGTGGTTCTTGCATATCTTATATTTTTTGCTTTATTTTTGTATGAAAAGAATATAATGAGATTTTTTATTGGTTGTATTATAAAGATGTTAAAAATTGAGATGCCTTTAAAATCAAAAGCTACATTTGCGGTATGCTGTTTTGCTGTTTTACTGCTTATTCTTTTAGAGATATTAGTCGCTATTATAGCATTGTGTAGATATTTTATTAAAAATAGAGGGGGGGAATAATACTGGGAATAGATTAAAGATATGTTATTGTTGTAATTAATTATATTTTTGAAGATGAGGATTAAATGCATTTAAAAGATATTTTATTTATTACTAAACAATTTTTTTGGGTTGGTAAAAAAAGATATGATATTATACAGAAAAACTGTGAGGCATTAAAAGAAAGACATGGCGAATGTTATGCATATCATTATACTATGTTTCTTGTGGAATACTATAAAAAAATTATGAAAAGGCATATAATTCTTTTTATTGGCAGGTAAAAAATAATAGGGCAAAAAGAAAACTTATAGATTGGGGAATTGTACAGTTTGTAATGACCGAAGTTGCTCATTCTAAGCAATATGATATTGCAAGAAAAAGAGCTTACGATTTATTAAATTCAGAAAAATTGAATAAATTACAAATAAGTAAGTTGCAAGGTGTTTTGACATATTTAGATAGAATCAATAAATGATTTCCTCATTATAGTATAAATATTTAAGATACTAAAGGAGAAGACTGAATTTAATGAATATAATGGATTCTTGTTTGTTATCCTATAAGATAAAATATGTAAATGGTCGAAATATGATATTGTAGGAGAAAATTGAAAACTACTTGATAAAACTTTTAAGGTAAATAGAAAAAATAATGAAAACAAAATTTTGCATTTATTCACAAACCAACTATCTCATTTTTCGGACAGCGATTGAAGCAAAAATCCTTTTTGCGGTGTATTTAATCAAATGCGGTTTTTGGAGCGACAGCGTAAAAACACCACCTGAAAAAGCCCATGCAGCAAAAAGATTGGAGCGAAAAGCGCGATGCCGGTATTTGTGTACCTTTGCATAGTATTGATAGTACACAAATACCGGCAGTCCGCCAAAAGAAAGGTATTACTAAATAAAATCATATTACCGGAGGTTTTTCCTCTTACGGCAAGGATTGACGGAAGCGGAAAAACACTGCCTTTTGAAAATAGACATGTTGGATGCAAGGAGAGAGAAAAAATTAACCGCAGGCGTACTTTATGTACGTTGAGGATTAATTTTTTTGAAGCGACGCCGCAGACGACGTGTATATTTTCAAAAGAATACTACCGCTATGATGCAAACGGAAATATCACAGCCGACGACAGAAACTACACAGTCCACTACCGCTACGGAGAAGACGGACAGATGGCTCTTAAATACACAGATGAGGGAAGAAGCGAAACCTTATACTTTAACAACTTCTTTACGATACATATCCCAACTCAAGACCAAAACAACCCTCAAGGACTACGTGTACACAAACACATATTTGTAGGAAACTCACGGCTTGTAACTGCAATGACCCATACAGACAACCAAGGCGATAACGATGAACAAAAAGCAAAGCGTTACTATTACCATTCAGACCATTTAGGAAGTGCGCAATTTGTAACAGATTGGCGAGGTAAACAATATGAACACATAGAATACACACCTTACGGAGAGTTATGGGTAGAGGAAGTTGCTGCAGGATTGGACAAACTGCCGTTTAGGTTTACCGGTAAAGAGCTTGACGAGGAAACGGGACTTTACTACTATGGAGCAAGGTACTTAGATCCGAAGTATAGTAGGTGGTTGAGCGGGGATCCGGCGTTAGGTGAGTATATACCAAAGGCTCCGATAGACGACGAGGCGAAGAAACACAATGAAAATTTACCTGGTATGGGCGGCATATACAACACGGTAAACTTACATGTGTATCATTATGCCGACAATAATCCGGTGAAGTATATTGATCCGGATGGGAGAAAAAGTAGATCTATATCATCAAATGAGTTATCTTATATTGAAGAAATTCTTGGTACTATAGGTAAAAATATAAATAATAATGTTACTATTAAATCATCACCTATAAATGGCAGCGCATCACTTGCTTGGAAAACAATTTATTTAGATAAAGAGATTTTTAATAATCCTTTGGCGAGTGACCATGGAAAAAAAACTCTAATACATGAGGCATTTCATCAAGTGCAATATTTTTTTGACAGTGCAGGTGCTGGTATTATTCCTCTTCCAAAATTATTTCCATCAGCATGGGATCGGTTGGTTATAAATGAAAGAATTTACTCTCTATTTTCAGATGTTTATAAATCAGGTGATTATGAATTAACAGACATATCTAAATATAATAAATTATCTGACATACCATATTTAGAAGGGCAAGCTCAACTGGTTGGTATTTATGCCGCTCTTTATACAAAATTCAGGCGAGGCGATAAGATGTCTGATAAAGATCGTGCAGCTTTAAAAGATATGAATCGTATACTAATAAATTCAGGAATAACGTCGGAGGCTATAAAATGGGTTTCAGAAAATTTACAAGATTAATATTAATCATTTCTTTTTGTATACATTTATCTGCATGTATATTGCCTAAACCACCATTAATAAATTTTATTTCAATGGATGGTAATGATATTATCATTGAATATAATGCAAAAAAAATAGGACATAAAATAACTAAGTTATGGACAGAGCCAATAAGTGATATGGAGCGAGTGGAAATACCATTTGAGATTTTAAAATATATTATAAGTCCGAATAATAAAAATAAAATACTAATAAATGTGTCTAAGTTTTCTGATGATGATATTTATCAAGGTTCATTTAATATTTTTATAGGATTTCAAAATCGTAGATTTGATAGAATTACGGTGTTTGTTAAAATAAACAAAAAAGATTGTACAATTACAGTTTTAGATGAATATAGTTTTTGGTTTCTATAAATATATGATAAAGGCTAAAATGAAAACTTATAATGTATTATCTACTGTTTATATATTTTCTCAAGTTATAAAGTTGTACTATTATGTTTTACTTTTATGGATGGTTAAAAATCAAACTAAAGCTTCGGGATTCTTAAGGGCAGAGCCCTTAGGCAGCAATTTTGAAGATAGGAGGGGTTATAGGGGAGGGAAGTACATCCGGCGAAGCTTCAAGGTTAATCTTTTATCTGACAAAAGTGTCTTCCCTCTCCTAATAGACTTTAATAACTTTTACTCCGTACACCAAGTTGCCCACGAACCCAACCACGAGCACGGACTCAGAGTAAGCAAACACATCTTTGTAGGCAACTCAAGATTAGTAACCGCCATGACCCACACCGATAACCAAGGAGATAACGAGGAGCAAAAAGTTAAAAGATATTATTACCACAGTGACCATTTGGGAAGTGCGCAATTTGTAACCGACTGGAAAGGTAGGCAGTATGAGCATATAGAGTACACACCTTACGGGGAACTCTGGATAGAGGAGACAGCTCCCGGAATTGATAAACTTCCTTTTAGGTTTACAGGTAAGGAACTTGACGAGGAGACGGGACTTTACTACTATGGAGCTAGGTACTTGGATCCGAAGTATAGTAGATGGCTGTCAGGAGACCCTGCATTAAACGACTACATACCCAAAGCGCCGATAGATGATGAAGCTAAAAAGCATAACGAGAATCTACCGGGTATGGGTGGTGTGTTTAATGTTGTAAACTTGCATGTGTACCATTATGCGGGCAATAATCCAGTGAAATATACGGATCCGGATGGGGAATCTGTTGTAGTAGTTACTGCTGTTGTGGTTTGGGGTGTAAATGCTTTATTATTAACAATAGGTATTATTGATGCTGCAGGACCTTCGAAGGCTGAGCATTTAGCAAGAAATGACAATCAAGCAGGATTAGCACCTTCAGATAGAGATACTATGGATAAGTTGGTAAAGCTAGGACTCTTTTCAGACTGGGGGAATACAGGTACTCATAACTTGTCTGGGGATGATACAGTAATGAACAGACTAGGAGGACTTGTGTTAGGTGCGCGAGGCTCCAATAAGGATTATAGAGGTGCTACAGGAACGGTATTTGAAGGATGCCAATTTGTTTATGATTCTAATGGTAAATTAGTTACTGATTCACTGAATCAAGGGACTTTTGATACAGCATCTCCAAGCGGTGTTTCGGGAGTCATCAAACATTCTGTAAAAGATGTTTCTCCATGGCTCAAGTGGGGAAATGGAACGGCAAATAACCAAGTAATGTCTGCTGAATTGGAAAACTCAATAAAAAATATTTATAATGACTTTGATGGGGGAAAGATTTCAAAAGATCAAGCAAAAAATGAAATTGAAAACCTTGTAAAAAACTATATAAAACACAATAACTTGGAATAGGAGATTAGATATGTTTAAACTATTAACTTCGATTGTATTGATTGGTGCAAAGATGATCTTTTTTGATTATGTAGTGGATAATCCTAAATATGAATTTGCTGATAAGGATACCGGAACTTCTGTAAATATGCAATTTATACCTACGTCATATAACTCTCTCTTTCGTATAGTTATGAAATCACCGTATGACCTATGGATACATTTTGAGATGCGTCATCGTTTATCTGGACGAAAAGTAGAGTATGTCAGAATAAAGGAACTGGAAATTATTTCATATGGGGGTGAGAAAAAATCTCTTCTACCATTTATAATTGCATTTATTAGATACTTGGAAAAGGGTGACCCTGAAATTTATAATCCGCCCAACATTCCAAATCTCCTCCATGAAAAAATAAGTATTTTTCAAGACGGACTTAGTTTTAGGTTTTCAAAGATTCCTCTTGATGAGAAAATTGATAAAAAGATTCAAATACATATAAACATGGATATAATATACAAAGATGGAACGGAAAAAAATTATAATCATTATATTCCATTTAAACAAGAAATGCACTATAAGCGATGGATTCCGACGGTATAGTTGTATTCATTATATTTGTAACTTTTTAATGAGCGATTTAGCGGATAATATATTTTTAATTTATGAAAAATAGTCATTTATTTAAACAGTCTAATTATCTCTTTCGGACAGCGATTGAAAGGGAGCAAAAGCAATTTATAAAAATTGCTTTTGCTGTACATCTTTCTGCAGTAATTTCTGCGGAAAGATACCGAAGCGATAGCGGAGCCCTGAAAAGCGCGGTGCTCAATTTTGTTTTCTTCGTAATGTTAAAAAACAAAATTGAGCAGTCCGCCGCTAAAAGGTACTTAAATAAAAAACTATCGCTATCTAAAATTCCCACTTACAGGACTTTTGAAAATAGGCGGAGCAGATACAAGGAGTTAGGCAAAAAAGTACCGCAGGCGTATCGGGTATACGTCGAGGACACTTTTTTGCCGTGCGACGCAGGAGATGCCCGCATATTTTCAAAAGAGGAGGCGGGGCTGTACTATTATGGAGCAAGGTACTTAGACCCTAAATACAGTAGATGGTTGAGCGGGGATCCTGCGCTTAATGAGTATATACCCAAAGCACCCATTGATGATGAGGCTAAAAAGCATAATGAAAACCTACCCGGAATGGGCGGGGTGTTTAATGTTGTAAACCTTCATGTGTATCATCATGCGGGAAATAATCCGGTTAAGTATACCGATCCGGATGGACGGGATATTCATATACTTACTTTAGGAGGTGTTGGCGCTAAGCTTATTATTGGTGGTTCATTCAATATTGGAATAGCATGGGATGATAATGGTAATTCCGCTCTTGTTATGACAGGAGGTTTTGGTGTGGGTATTGAAGCACAACTTCATAGTTTTATAACTCCATCTTATTCAGTTACTAAGGGTAAAAACATAGATGATCTCCCAGGTCTAGGTTCAACTAGAATTTCTTTTAGTGCAAGTTTGACGGGAACTGAGGCTAATGTAGGTATAGGTATTGGTATAAATTTTGATATGGAATCAAACGAAATTTCTGGTTTTAATGCAGGGATAATTGGCGGAGGGGTCAATTTTATAGGTTTTGCAAGATTCAAAATTATTAATCACGGAGAAAAAAGCCGTAGCGCAGAACAACTAAAAGAAGTCATTGATACTATTAAAAATCTGGATACAATCCCTGATAATATCAAACAAGAAATGTTAAAAACGATTAAGGAGATGATGTAATGACTAACTCAAAAAAATATATTTATGTGATGCTTATTTATTTATCAATTACTTATATTTATTTAAGTATTTATGGAATAATCAATAAAGGCGATACACTATTTATGTTATGCATATATTCATGCATGCTGTTGATACATTTTGGGATGCTTAGTTGCATTAAAAAGACTATATTTAATTATATAAAAAATACTCTGGAACTTCAAATTTTTATGCTTGTTTTAGGATGTATATATTTAATTGTATATTTATTTATTATGTTTAATACCACTGGCTTTAATAGAGATATGTGGAGCTTTGCCGGTTTAGGAATAGTTTCAGCTACTTTTTGCACATTTTTTTGTTTGCGGAT
This genomic window contains:
- a CDS encoding RHS repeat domain-containing protein, producing MPVFVYLCIVLIVHKYRQSAKRKVLLNKIILPEVFPLTARIDGSGKTLPFENRHVGCKEREKINRRRTLCTLRINFFEATPQTTCIFSKEYYRYDANGNITADDRNYTVHYRYGEDGQMALKYTDEGRSETLYFNNFFTIHIPTQDQNNPQGLRVHKHIFVGNSRLVTAMTHTDNQGDNDEQKAKRYYYHSDHLGSAQFVTDWRGKQYEHIEYTPYGELWVEEVAAGLDKLPFRFTGKELDEETGLYYYGARYLDPKYSRWLSGDPALGEYIPKAPIDDEAKKHNENLPGMGGIYNTVNLHVYHYADNNPVKYIDPDGRKSRSISSNELSYIEEILGTIGKNINNNVTIKSSPINGSASLAWKTIYLDKEIFNNPLASDHGKKTLIHEAFHQVQYFFDSAGAGIIPLPKLFPSAWDRLVINERIYSLFSDVYKSGDYELTDISKYNKLSDIPYLEGQAQLVGIYAALYTKFRRGDKMSDKDRAALKDMNRILINSGITSEAIKWVSENLQD